The Xanthomonas sp. CFBP 8443 genome has a window encoding:
- the rnk gene encoding nucleoside diphosphate kinase regulator, which translates to MSSQPQSGLPPSLIVSSHDLARLEALLESPALSQQPAALALAAELGRATVMAPEQIPAGIVTMHSRVECEDELHGERHQLTLVYPHEADAAQGRVSVLAPVGSALLGLAVGQSIDWQGPGGRALRLRVTALHYQPEAAGDFTHAAG; encoded by the coding sequence ATGTCCTCGCAACCGCAAAGCGGCCTGCCCCCCTCGTTGATCGTTTCCAGCCACGACCTGGCCCGTCTTGAGGCCTTGCTCGAATCCCCCGCCCTGAGCCAGCAACCGGCCGCGCTCGCGCTGGCCGCCGAACTCGGCCGCGCCACCGTGATGGCGCCCGAACAGATTCCCGCCGGCATCGTCACCATGCACTCGCGCGTGGAATGCGAGGACGAACTGCATGGCGAACGCCACCAGCTGACCCTGGTCTATCCGCACGAGGCCGATGCCGCGCAAGGCCGCGTCTCGGTGCTGGCGCCGGTCGGCAGCGCCCTGCTCGGCCTGGCGGTGGGCCAGTCGATCGACTGGCAGGGCCCCGGCGGCCGCGCGCTGCGCCTGCGCGTGACCGCGCTGCACTACCAGCCCGAAGCCGCGGGCGACTTCACGCACGCGGCGGGTTAA
- a CDS encoding type 1 glutamine amidotransferase family protein: MATIAVVMVDGVADWEIGTILPAARAWFGDEIQVASIDGKPVASIGGLSLHPDYALSDLAPLDADLWLLPGSDRWQAGEIPGLSALLQQRLDASRAVAAICGATLAAAYAGLLDTRPHTSNSEAFLREHVGVYAGTAHYLDQKVVSAGGLITAPGTSPVGFAVECLRVLHPEREEQIAQMRQMFAAEFL, encoded by the coding sequence ATGGCAACGATCGCGGTGGTGATGGTCGACGGCGTGGCGGACTGGGAAATCGGCACCATCCTGCCAGCGGCGCGAGCGTGGTTCGGCGACGAGATCCAGGTCGCCAGCATCGACGGCAAGCCGGTCGCCTCGATCGGCGGACTGAGCCTGCATCCGGACTACGCGCTGTCGGACCTGGCGCCGCTGGACGCGGACCTGTGGCTGCTGCCAGGCAGCGATCGCTGGCAGGCCGGCGAGATTCCCGGACTCAGCGCACTGCTGCAACAACGCCTCGACGCCAGCCGCGCGGTCGCGGCGATCTGCGGCGCGACCCTGGCCGCGGCCTATGCCGGACTGCTGGATACGCGGCCGCACACCAGCAATTCCGAAGCGTTCCTGCGCGAGCACGTCGGCGTCTACGCCGGTACCGCGCACTATCTGGACCAGAAGGTGGTGAGCGCGGGCGGGCTGATCACTGCGCCGGGTACCAGCCCGGTCGGCTTCGCGGTGGAATGCCTGCGCGTGCTGCATCCCGAACGCGAGGAACAGATCGCGCAGATGCGGCAGATGTTCGCCGCCGAATTCCTGTGA
- a CDS encoding glutathione S-transferase — MPLPRLVIGDKNLSSWSLRPWLLLRHFAVPFEEVPLPLDTPEFAECIGTYSPTGRVPALWDGALQIWDSLAICEYANERWLGGRGWPADLAVRAQARAAACEMHSGFLALRRQLPMQACRRPDGCRWDAEAQEDIERIVQLWDTLRSAHGAGGPFLCGAFGIVDAMFAPVAVRFAGYGVEVPAQAAEYLAALEALPALREWRVGAAAEVALADAAARG; from the coding sequence ATGCCGCTTCCCCGTCTGGTCATCGGCGACAAGAACCTGTCCTCGTGGTCGTTGCGGCCATGGCTGCTGCTGCGGCACTTCGCGGTGCCGTTCGAGGAAGTGCCGCTGCCGCTGGATACGCCCGAGTTCGCCGAGTGCATCGGCACCTATTCGCCGACCGGGCGGGTGCCGGCGCTGTGGGACGGCGCACTGCAGATCTGGGATTCGCTGGCGATCTGCGAGTACGCCAACGAGCGCTGGCTGGGCGGCCGCGGCTGGCCGGCCGACCTGGCGGTGCGGGCGCAGGCGCGCGCGGCGGCGTGCGAGATGCACTCCGGTTTCCTGGCGCTGCGCCGGCAGCTGCCGATGCAGGCCTGCCGCCGGCCCGACGGTTGCCGCTGGGACGCCGAGGCGCAGGAGGACATCGAGCGCATCGTGCAGCTGTGGGACACGCTGCGCAGCGCGCATGGCGCCGGCGGCCCGTTCCTGTGCGGCGCGTTCGGCATCGTCGATGCGATGTTCGCGCCGGTGGCGGTGCGCTTCGCCGGCTACGGCGTGGAGGTGCCGGCGCAGGCCGCGGAGTACCTGGCCGCACTGGAGGCCTTGCCGGCGCTGCGCGAATGGCGCGTCGGCGCGGCCGCCGAAGTCGCGCTTGCCGACGCCGCGGCGCGCGGCTGA
- the msrA gene encoding peptide-methionine (S)-S-oxide reductase MsrA: MLGIGAFKQRLPRPGESLPGRSEPLPLHNRHFVNGHPLRDTFAGMQQVQFGLGCFWGAERKFWSLPGVFSTAVGYAGGQTPNATYREVCSGQTGHTEAVLVVYDPHAVTFEQLLQTFWESHDPTQGMRQGNDTGTQYRSAIYCSTQAQHDAAIASRDAYQLRLRAAGYGEITTEILYPAPPFYYAEDEHQQYLAKNPGGYCGLGGTGISCPLGLEA, from the coding sequence ATGTTGGGAATCGGTGCCTTCAAGCAGCGCCTGCCGCGCCCGGGCGAAAGCCTGCCCGGCCGCAGCGAGCCGCTGCCGCTGCACAACCGCCATTTCGTCAATGGCCACCCGCTGCGCGACACCTTCGCCGGCATGCAGCAGGTGCAGTTCGGCCTGGGCTGCTTCTGGGGCGCCGAGCGCAAGTTCTGGTCGCTGCCGGGCGTGTTCAGCACGGCGGTCGGCTATGCCGGCGGGCAGACCCCCAACGCCACCTACCGGGAAGTGTGCTCCGGCCAGACCGGTCACACCGAGGCGGTGCTGGTGGTGTACGACCCGCACGCGGTGACCTTCGAACAGTTGCTGCAGACCTTCTGGGAAAGCCACGACCCGACCCAGGGCATGCGCCAGGGCAACGACACCGGCACCCAGTACCGTTCGGCGATCTACTGCAGCACGCAGGCGCAGCACGACGCGGCGATCGCCAGCCGCGACGCCTACCAGCTGCGCCTGCGCGCGGCCGGCTATGGCGAGATCACCACCGAGATCCTGTACCCGGCGCCGCCGTTCTACTACGCCGAGGACGAGCATCAGCAGTACCTGGCCAAGAACCCGGGCGGCTACTGCGGCTTGGGCGGCACCGGGATCAGCTGCCCGCTCGGCCTGGAGGCCTGA
- a CDS encoding SgcJ/EcaC family oxidoreductase: MRRILFTLALSLTTTTALAAPAMSYSGQPSPPTAGEEREIAGLFDRWNAALATGNAERVADLYARDGVLLPTVSNQVRASRAEIENYFSHFLAAKPRGVINYRQVRLLDDDSAVDAGVYTFTLTNPDGSTRKVQARYTFVYEKRDGQWLIINHHSSAMPEAGGGSKTAAH, from the coding sequence ATGCGTCGCATCCTGTTCACCCTGGCACTGAGCCTGACCACCACCACCGCGCTGGCGGCCCCGGCGATGAGCTACAGCGGCCAGCCGTCGCCGCCGACGGCGGGCGAGGAGCGCGAGATCGCCGGCCTGTTCGACCGCTGGAACGCGGCGCTGGCCACCGGCAACGCCGAACGCGTCGCCGACCTGTATGCGCGCGACGGCGTGCTGCTGCCGACCGTGTCCAACCAGGTCCGCGCCAGCCGCGCCGAGATCGAGAACTACTTCAGCCATTTCCTGGCGGCCAAGCCGCGGGGCGTCATCAACTACCGCCAGGTGCGGCTGCTGGACGACGACAGCGCCGTCGACGCCGGCGTCTACACCTTCACCCTGACCAATCCCGACGGCAGCACCCGCAAGGTGCAGGCGCGCTACACCTTCGTGTACGAGAAGCGCGACGGCCAGTGGCTGATCATCAACCACCACAGCTCGGCGATGCCCGAAGCGGGCGGCGGCAGCAAGACCGCGGCGCACTGA
- a CDS encoding ATP-binding protein yields the protein MRALALRWNDWPLTRKSLAVVTLPLLLMVAALVAIYSVERQNIAAENDVRQTLEVLSDLYEAHALLAETAAGVRGYRLVRQDAFLTPYRDAEPRLQTVVQRLSQRITDPLQAQRFARIRPLFAEKMQGWRRLLAPDLSREEEIRQLSEGKVKLDILRAELRELRNYETAQLQVRTAKAQALRQRNLMITLCAAMLGGLGAVFAVAWFASSLSRRLRVLSANADRLGEGLPLAPQLRTGDELGQVAQRLDEASTLLAARAAEAQSARREAETANRAKTEFLSRSSHELRTPLNAILGYAQVLEMDLPDPAQRGQLQHILGAGRHLLGLITELLDIARIEADQLDLSPRSVPVRAAVEEALGLVAPDAKAHGIVLLPLRIPPTWTVRADAQRLRQVLINLLSNAIKFNRPGGEVRVTAEAQGEFLGVAVHDQGHGLSAEQVQRLFTPFERLGAERSAIEGTGLGLALSKRLTEAMGGRIVVESSPEGSRFWVALPLDRPAEAPAPLAAIAATQAGAGQRSVLSIEDNPSNQALIRTLVERRPHWHLHEAATLVQARAQLQQARPDLILLDLHLSDGNGEELLRQLREQPHTAAIPVVVVSADATEATLARVQGDNVRAYLTKPLDVAEFFTILDRQLA from the coding sequence GTGAGGGCGCTGGCGCTGCGCTGGAACGATTGGCCGCTGACCCGCAAGAGCCTGGCGGTGGTCACCCTGCCGCTGTTGCTGATGGTGGCGGCGCTGGTGGCGATCTACAGCGTGGAACGGCAGAACATCGCCGCCGAGAACGACGTGCGCCAGACCCTGGAAGTGCTCAGCGACCTGTACGAGGCGCACGCGCTGCTGGCCGAGACCGCCGCCGGCGTGCGCGGCTACCGGCTGGTGCGGCAGGACGCGTTCCTGACCCCGTACCGCGATGCCGAGCCGCGCCTGCAGACGGTGGTGCAGCGCCTGTCACAGCGTATTACCGATCCGCTGCAGGCGCAGCGCTTCGCCCGCATCCGGCCGCTGTTCGCGGAGAAAATGCAAGGCTGGCGGCGGCTGCTGGCGCCGGACCTGAGCCGCGAGGAGGAGATCCGCCAGCTCAGCGAAGGCAAGGTCAAGCTCGACATCCTGCGCGCCGAGTTGCGCGAACTGCGCAACTACGAGACCGCGCAGCTGCAGGTCCGCACCGCCAAGGCGCAGGCGCTGCGCCAGCGCAACCTGATGATCACGCTGTGCGCGGCGATGCTCGGCGGGCTCGGCGCGGTGTTCGCCGTGGCCTGGTTCGCCTCGTCGCTGTCGCGGCGGCTGCGGGTGCTGTCGGCCAACGCCGACCGCCTGGGCGAAGGCCTGCCGCTGGCGCCGCAGCTGCGCACCGGCGACGAACTGGGCCAGGTCGCGCAGCGCCTGGACGAGGCCAGCACCCTGCTCGCCGCGCGCGCCGCCGAGGCGCAGTCGGCGCGGCGCGAGGCCGAGACCGCCAACCGCGCCAAGACCGAGTTCCTGTCGCGCAGCAGCCACGAGCTGCGCACCCCGCTCAACGCCATCCTCGGCTATGCGCAGGTGCTGGAGATGGACCTGCCCGACCCGGCGCAGCGCGGCCAGCTGCAGCACATCCTGGGCGCCGGGCGGCACCTGCTCGGGCTGATCACCGAGCTGCTGGACATCGCCCGCATCGAAGCCGACCAGCTCGACCTGAGCCCGCGGTCGGTGCCGGTGCGCGCGGCGGTCGAGGAGGCGCTGGGGCTGGTGGCGCCCGATGCCAAGGCGCATGGCATCGTCCTGCTGCCGCTGCGAATCCCGCCGACTTGGACCGTGCGCGCCGACGCGCAGCGCCTGCGCCAGGTGCTGATCAACCTGCTGTCCAACGCGATCAAGTTCAACCGCCCCGGCGGCGAGGTGCGGGTGACCGCCGAAGCGCAGGGCGAGTTCCTGGGTGTGGCGGTGCACGACCAGGGCCATGGCCTGTCGGCCGAGCAGGTGCAGCGCCTGTTCACCCCGTTCGAGCGGCTCGGCGCGGAACGTTCGGCGATCGAAGGCACCGGCCTGGGCCTGGCGCTGAGCAAGCGCCTGACCGAGGCGATGGGCGGGCGCATCGTGGTGGAGAGCAGCCCGGAAGGCTCGCGGTTCTGGGTCGCGCTGCCGCTGGACCGCCCGGCCGAGGCGCCGGCGCCGCTGGCCGCCATCGCCGCGACGCAGGCCGGCGCGGGCCAGCGCAGCGTGCTGAGCATCGAGGACAACCCGTCCAACCAGGCGTTGATCCGCACCCTGGTCGAGCGCCGCCCGCACTGGCACCTGCACGAGGCGGCGACGCTGGTGCAGGCGCGCGCGCAGTTGCAACAGGCCCGCCCCGACCTGATCCTGCTCGACCTGCACCTGAGCGACGGCAACGGCGAGGAACTGCTGCGGCAACTGCGCGAGCAGCCGCACACCGCGGCGATCCCGGTGGTGGTGGTCAGCGCCGACGCGACCGAGGCCACGCTGGCGCGGGTGCAGGGCGACAACGTGCGCGCCTACCTGACCAAGCCGCTGGACGTGGCCGAATTCTTCACCATCCTGGACCGGCAACTCGCATGA
- a CDS encoding glutamine--tRNA ligase/YqeY domain fusion protein, which translates to MSDTPATDATAPAEKKDFIRQIVREDLASGKHAAIRTRFPPEPNGYLHIGHAKAICLDFGLAAEFAGRCNLRFDDTNPAKEDPEFVAAIQDDVRWLGFDWAELRHASDYFEVYYLAAEKLIADGHAFVCDLSAEQVREYRGTLTEPGRNSPYRERSVAENLDLFRRMRAGEFPDGARTLRAKIDMASGNINLRDPALYRIKHVEHQNTGNAWPIYPMYDFAHSLGDAIEGITHSLCTLEFEDHRPLYDWCVDKVDLAAHPQLLQPLLDKGLPREAAKPRQIEFSRLNINYTVMSKRKLTQLVAEQLVDGWDDPRMYTLQGLRRRGYTPAALRLLVDRVGISKQNSVIDFSVLEGCLREDLDAAAPRRMAVIDPLKLVLSNLPDGHSETLTFSNHPKDESLGQREVPFSRELWIEREDFAEVPPKGWKRLVPGGEVRLRGAGIARVDEVIKNDAGEIVELRGWLDPESRPGMEGANRKVKGTIHWVSAAHAVEAEIRLYDRLFSVEKPDDESEGKTYRDYLNPQSKRSVRGYVEPAAAQAAPEQAFQFERSGYFVADRYDHSAAAPVFNRSVTLRDTWTGGQSAG; encoded by the coding sequence ATGTCCGACACCCCCGCCACCGACGCCACCGCCCCGGCCGAGAAGAAAGACTTCATCCGCCAGATCGTCCGCGAGGACCTGGCCAGCGGCAAGCACGCGGCCATCCGTACCCGCTTCCCGCCCGAGCCCAACGGCTACCTGCACATCGGCCACGCCAAGGCGATCTGTCTGGACTTCGGCCTCGCCGCCGAGTTCGCCGGACGCTGCAACCTGCGCTTCGACGACACCAACCCGGCCAAGGAAGACCCCGAGTTCGTCGCCGCGATCCAGGACGACGTGCGCTGGCTCGGCTTCGACTGGGCCGAGCTGCGCCACGCCTCGGACTATTTCGAGGTGTACTACCTGGCCGCCGAGAAGCTGATCGCCGACGGCCACGCCTTCGTCTGCGACCTGAGCGCCGAGCAGGTGCGCGAATACCGCGGCACGCTGACCGAGCCGGGCCGCAATTCGCCGTACCGCGAGCGCAGCGTCGCAGAGAACCTGGACCTGTTCCGGCGCATGCGCGCCGGCGAGTTCCCGGACGGCGCCCGTACGCTGCGCGCCAAGATCGACATGGCCAGCGGCAACATCAACCTGCGCGACCCGGCGCTGTACCGGATCAAGCACGTCGAGCACCAGAACACCGGCAACGCCTGGCCGATCTACCCGATGTACGACTTCGCCCACTCGCTGGGCGACGCGATCGAAGGCATCACCCACTCGCTGTGCACGCTGGAATTCGAGGACCACCGCCCGCTGTACGACTGGTGCGTGGACAAGGTCGACCTGGCCGCGCATCCGCAGCTGCTGCAGCCACTGCTGGACAAGGGCCTGCCGCGCGAAGCGGCCAAGCCGCGGCAGATCGAGTTCTCGCGCCTGAACATCAACTACACGGTGATGAGCAAGCGCAAGCTGACCCAACTGGTGGCCGAACAGCTGGTCGACGGCTGGGACGACCCGCGCATGTACACGCTGCAGGGCCTGCGCCGCCGCGGCTATACGCCGGCGGCGCTGCGCCTGCTGGTGGACCGGGTCGGCATCAGCAAGCAGAACTCGGTGATCGACTTCTCGGTGCTGGAAGGTTGCCTGCGCGAAGACCTGGACGCGGCCGCGCCGCGGCGCATGGCGGTGATCGACCCGCTCAAGCTGGTGCTGAGCAACCTGCCCGACGGCCACAGCGAGACGCTGACCTTCTCCAACCATCCCAAGGACGAGTCCCTCGGCCAGCGCGAGGTGCCGTTCTCGCGCGAACTGTGGATCGAGCGCGAGGATTTCGCCGAAGTGCCGCCCAAGGGCTGGAAGCGGCTGGTGCCGGGCGGCGAAGTGCGCCTGCGCGGCGCCGGCATCGCCCGCGTCGACGAGGTGATCAAGAACGACGCCGGCGAGATCGTCGAGCTGCGCGGCTGGCTGGATCCGGAATCGCGTCCGGGCATGGAAGGCGCCAACCGCAAGGTCAAGGGCACCATCCACTGGGTCAGCGCGGCGCACGCGGTGGAGGCGGAAATCCGCCTGTACGACCGCCTGTTCTCGGTGGAAAAGCCCGACGACGAGTCGGAAGGCAAGACCTACCGCGACTACCTCAACCCGCAGTCCAAGCGCAGCGTGCGCGGCTACGTCGAGCCGGCCGCGGCGCAGGCCGCGCCGGAGCAGGCGTTCCAGTTCGAGCGCAGCGGCTACTTCGTCGCCGACCGCTACGATCACAGCGCCGCCGCGCCGGTGTTCAACCGCAGCGTGACCCTGCGCGACACCTGGACCGGCGGCCAAAGCGCGGGCTGA
- a CDS encoding LuxR C-terminal-related transcriptional regulator, with protein sequence MQSPLNAGDWRQALQRDAADSARWQAVAEAAGAVAAALDAGQAGIAALRVARQLVDAPHAAVLALRGARSLVLASHGDALPPGASVAMGGATLPWRLAARAGEASELCVPIAALGTPLGMLCLGWNARTAPAAGDVQAIATIAALLAPAVAEPARAPRRRKPAQPDRLGALSARERQVLALLPRGLTNAGLGAELGISAGTAKVHVERILQKLQVADRTQAAVYAVQAGVAL encoded by the coding sequence ATGCAAAGCCCCCTCAACGCAGGCGATTGGCGCCAGGCGCTGCAACGCGACGCGGCCGACAGCGCGCGCTGGCAGGCGGTGGCCGAAGCGGCCGGCGCGGTCGCCGCGGCGCTCGATGCGGGGCAGGCCGGCATCGCCGCGCTGCGCGTGGCGCGGCAGCTGGTGGATGCGCCGCACGCGGCGGTGCTGGCGCTGCGCGGCGCCCGCAGCCTGGTGCTGGCCAGCCATGGCGACGCCTTGCCGCCCGGCGCGAGCGTGGCCATGGGCGGCGCGACGCTGCCCTGGCGATTGGCCGCGCGCGCCGGCGAGGCGAGCGAACTGTGCGTGCCGATCGCGGCGCTGGGCACGCCGCTGGGCATGCTGTGCCTAGGCTGGAACGCGCGTACCGCGCCGGCTGCGGGCGACGTGCAGGCGATCGCCACCATCGCCGCGCTGCTGGCGCCGGCGGTGGCCGAACCGGCGCGCGCGCCGCGGCGCAGGAAGCCCGCGCAACCGGACCGGCTCGGCGCGCTCAGCGCGCGCGAGCGGCAGGTGCTGGCGCTGCTGCCGCGCGGCCTGACCAATGCCGGTCTGGGCGCGGAACTGGGAATCTCCGCCGGCACCGCCAAAGTCCACGTGGAGCGCATCCTGCAGAAACTGCAGGTCGCCGATCGCACCCAGGCCGCGGTGTACGCGGTGCAGGCCGGGGTGGCGCTGTGA
- the tal gene encoding transaldolase, with protein sequence MTSSAPSKLAQLRELSVVVADTGDYDAIKRLKPVDCTTNPTLVKKALDLPVYADLIDEALAWAHSQDGDHAALVDEIADRLTIGVGSKLSALVPGRVSTEVDADLAHDTAATIAKAHKFVAMYAERGVSKDKILIKVAATWEGIEAARQLQKDGIDCNLTLIFNRTQALACAEAGVFLISPFVGRILDWYVANGQTPANIDEDPGVQFVRGVYAEFKRRGSQTVVMGASFRSTAQIEALAGCDRLTISPELLEKLDADHGELPRKLSPEQADGAAITAIDAQQFAADLAADPMATEKLASGIDTFAKDLQALRDTIRKKLVG encoded by the coding sequence ATGACGTCTTCCGCTCCCTCCAAGTTGGCCCAGCTGCGCGAGTTGTCCGTGGTCGTGGCCGATACCGGCGACTACGATGCGATCAAGCGGCTCAAGCCGGTGGATTGCACCACCAACCCGACCCTGGTGAAGAAAGCCCTGGATCTGCCGGTCTACGCCGACCTGATCGACGAGGCTCTGGCCTGGGCCCACAGCCAGGACGGCGACCATGCCGCGCTGGTCGACGAGATCGCCGACCGCCTGACCATCGGCGTGGGCAGCAAGCTCAGCGCGCTGGTGCCCGGGCGCGTGTCCACCGAGGTGGACGCCGACCTGGCCCACGACACCGCCGCGACCATCGCCAAGGCGCACAAGTTCGTGGCGATGTACGCCGAGCGCGGCGTGTCCAAGGACAAGATCCTGATCAAGGTCGCCGCGACCTGGGAAGGCATCGAGGCCGCGCGCCAGCTGCAGAAGGACGGCATCGACTGCAACCTGACGCTGATCTTCAACCGCACCCAGGCGCTGGCCTGCGCCGAGGCCGGCGTGTTCCTGATTTCCCCGTTCGTCGGCCGCATCCTGGACTGGTACGTGGCCAACGGGCAGACCCCGGCGAACATCGACGAAGACCCGGGCGTGCAGTTCGTGCGCGGCGTCTATGCCGAGTTCAAGCGCCGCGGTTCGCAGACGGTGGTGATGGGCGCCTCGTTCCGTTCCACCGCGCAGATCGAAGCGCTGGCCGGCTGCGACCGCCTGACCATCTCACCGGAGTTGCTGGAAAAGCTCGACGCCGACCATGGCGAGCTGCCGCGCAAGCTCTCGCCCGAGCAGGCCGATGGCGCGGCGATCACGGCGATCGACGCACAGCAGTTCGCCGCCGACCTGGCCGCCGATCCGATGGCGACCGAGAAGCTGGCCAGTGGCATCGACACCTTCGCCAAGGACCTGCAGGCGCTGCGCGACACGATCCGGAAGAAGCTGGTCGGCTGA
- a CDS encoding response regulator, whose amino-acid sequence MTRNDVLASRILIVDDEPANVRLLEDLLQREGFQQVVATTDPQRVLGLVSAFAPDLILLDLMMPELDGYAILEQLARLAGPSSFLPVIVLTADPSRSARHRALGLGAKDFLTKPLDTFEVALRVWNVAETTVLFKRLRALAAQDAAPPGWRAG is encoded by the coding sequence ATGACCCGCAACGATGTCCTGGCCTCGCGCATCCTGATCGTCGATGACGAACCGGCCAACGTCCGCCTGCTCGAGGACCTGCTGCAGCGCGAGGGCTTTCAGCAGGTGGTGGCGACCACCGACCCGCAGCGCGTGCTCGGCCTGGTCTCGGCGTTCGCGCCGGACCTGATCCTGCTCGACCTGATGATGCCGGAGCTGGACGGCTACGCGATCCTGGAACAGCTGGCGCGGCTGGCCGGGCCATCCAGCTTCCTGCCGGTGATCGTGCTCACCGCCGACCCCAGCCGCAGCGCGCGCCACCGCGCGCTCGGCCTGGGCGCCAAGGATTTCCTGACCAAGCCGCTGGACACCTTCGAAGTGGCGCTGCGGGTCTGGAACGTGGCCGAGACCACGGTGCTGTTCAAGCGCCTGCGCGCGCTGGCCGCCCAGGACGCCGCACCGCCGGGCTGGCGCGCAGGCTGA
- a CDS encoding DUF2007 domain-containing protein produces the protein MQIAYRAQHLIDAHLAKHALEDAGITAFVFGEALLGGAGELPFGVVQVCVADELLEKAQAVLMTLGLGGQVTRAM, from the coding sequence ATGCAGATCGCCTATCGCGCCCAGCACCTGATCGATGCGCACCTGGCCAAGCATGCGCTGGAGGATGCGGGCATCACCGCGTTCGTATTCGGCGAGGCGCTGCTCGGCGGCGCCGGCGAACTGCCGTTCGGCGTGGTGCAGGTATGCGTGGCCGACGAACTGCTGGAGAAGGCGCAGGCCGTGCTGATGACGCTGGGGTTGGGCGGGCAGGTGACGCGGGCGATGTAG